One window of the Anopheles cruzii chromosome 2, idAnoCruzAS_RS32_06, whole genome shotgun sequence genome contains the following:
- the LOC128268665 gene encoding FACT complex subunit Ssrp1 — MADFLEYSSISSEIRGAMCSGKLKMTDTAIVFKSDKTGKVEQISAGDIELLNYQRFVGSYGLRVFLKNGSLHRFVGFTGDEAKIADFVKKNYKLDMLEKELSMRGWNWGTVQFKGAVLSFDVENKTSFEIPLNNVSQCNVGKNEVTVEFHRNDDAPVSLMEMRFHIPTTESADIDPVEAFQENVMKQASVISVSGDAIAIFREIHCLTPRGRYDIKVFQTFFQLHGKTYDFKIPTSSVLRLFLLPHKDNRQMFFVISLDPPIKQGQTRYHFLVTLFQMDEETNIELPFSEEELKEKYEDKLTKELSGPVYEILGKIMKVIINRKLTGPGSFVGHAGTPAIGCSFKAAAGYLYPLERGFIYVHKPPIHIRFEEIASVNFARSGGSTRSFDFEIELKTGTVHTFNSIEKEEYSKLFDFISSKKLHVKHTGGKASYKDDFADSDNDGEPDAYLARVKAEAKERDEDDDDDGSDSEESTDEDFNPNQQESDVAEEFDSNVESSSSSDEDGSDGGGSDDSGGEKKRKDKKEKEKTKNKPPAKKSKEKRETKERKKPKSKSKDSDAPKRPVSAFMLWMNATRDQIRKDNPGLSITEIAKKGGELWKDLKDKKEWEAKAAKAKQNYTEAMAAYKASGGGTDNGKAEKRKKSGTPRKVDTSSQMTGSGFKSKEYIDDTSSSSTDEDAKKDAKKAKKPANDKKSTGKSKKSESETSEEEEDDDGSEDSD, encoded by the exons ATGGCTGACTTTCTCGAGTATTCTTCAATCAGCTCGGAAATCCGTGGCGCTATG TGCTCCGGAAAGCTGAAAATGACCGACACGGCCATAGTGTTTAAAAGCGACAAAACTGGCAAGGTGGAACAGATTAGCGCGGGCGATATCGAGCTACTCAACTATCAGCGCTTCGTTGGTAGCTACGGTTTGCGAGTGTTCCTGAAGAATGGTTCGCTACACCGATTTGTCGGCTTCACCGGGGACGAGGCAAAGATTGCGGACTTTGTGaagaaaaactacaaactCGATATGCTCGAGAAGGAGCTGTCGATGCGCGGTTGGAACTGGGGCACGGTCCAGTTCAAGGGGGCGGTGCTGAGTTTCGATGTGGAAAACAAGACCAGTTTCGAGATCCCACTGAATAACGTATCGCAGTGCAACGTGGGAAAGAATGAGGTGACGGTCGAGTTCCACCGAAACGATGATGCACCGGTCAGCCTGATGGAGATGCGTTTTCACATTCCCACGACCGAGTCGGCGGACATCGATCCGGTCGAAGCGTTCCAGGAGAACGTTATGAAGCAGGCGTCGGTGATCTCAGTGTCGGGCGATGCGATTGCGATATTCCGCGAGATTCACTGCCTCACGCCCCGCGGCCGCTACGATATTAAGGTGTTCCAGACGTTCTTTCAGCTGCACGGCAAAACGTACGACTTCAAGATACCGACCTCGTCCGTGCTGCGGCTGTTTCTGCTACCGCACAAGGATAATAGGCAGATGTTTTTCGTCATCTCGCTTGATCCGCCGATCAAGCAGGGCCAGACGCGATACCACTTCCTGGTGACGCTGTTCCAGATGGATGAGGAAACCAACATCGAGCTACCGTTTAGCGAGGAGGAGCTTAAGGAGAAGTACGAGGACAAGCTGACGAAGGAACTATCGGGCCCGGTGTACGAGATACTGGGAAAGATCATGAAGGTGATCATCAACCGCAAATTAACCGGACCGGGATCGTTCGTCGGCCATGCCGGCACGCCGGCGATCGGCTGTTCGTTCAAGGCGGCCGCCGGCTATCTCTACCCGCTCGAGCGCGGCTTTATCTATGTTCACAAACCGCCGATACACATCCGGTTCGAGGAGATCGCTTCGGTCAACTTTGCTCGCAGTGGTGGCTCTACGCGAAGCTTCGATTTCGAGATCGAACTTAAAACCGGAACCGTTCACACGTTCAACAGTATTGAGAAGGAAGAATATTCGAAGCTCTTCGATTTTATCTCGTCCAAAAAGCTGCACGTGAAGCATACGGGCGGAAAGGCAAGCTATAAGGACGACTTTGCCGACTCGGACAACGACGGTGAGCCGGATGCGTATCTGGCGCGTGTGAAGGCGGAAGCAAAGGAGCGggacgaagatgatgacgatgatggtagCGACTCGGAAGAGTCGACCGACGAAGACTTCAACCCGAACCAGCAGGAATCGGATGTGGCGGAAGAGTTCGACAGCAACGTGGagtcctcgtcatcgtcggacGAGGATGGCAGCGATGGAGGAGGCAGCGATGACAGTGGGGGCGAGAAGAAGCGCAAGGATAAGAAGGAGAAGGAGAAGACGAAAAACAAGCCACCGGCCAAGAAGAGCAAGGAGAAGCGGGAAAcgaaagagaggaaaaaaccgaaatctAAATCGAAAGACTCGGACGCACCGAAGCGTCCGGTTTCGGCGTTCATGCTGTGGATGAATGCAACCCGTGACCAGATCCGGAAAGACAATCCTGGCCTATCGATCACCGAGATCGCCAAGAAGGGCGGCGAGCTGTGGAAAGACCTGAAGGACAAGAAGGAGTGGGAAGCGAAGGCGGCCAAGGCGAAGCAAAATTACACGGAGGCGATGGCCGCCTACaaggcttccggtggcggtacGGATAATGGGAAGGCTGAAAAGCGCAAGAAGAGTGGAACTCCGCGCAAGGTCGATACGAGCTCCCAAATGACGGGTAGTGGCTTCAAAAGTAAGGAGTACATCGACGATACGTCGTCAAGCAGTACAGATGAGGATGCGAAGAAGGATgcaaaaaaggcgaagaaacCAGCAAATGATAAGAAGAGCACGGGG AAATCTAAAAAGTCGGAATCTGAGACGTCGGAAGAGGAGGAAGATGACGACGGAAGTGAAGACAGTGATTAA
- the LOC128277877 gene encoding sterol O-acyltransferase 1: MSSDTGSGSESSGSSTSDGATKPIVQNAIGDRAQREYREEIVKDMAIEKMKEKMDKIVTKLGKDIEQKMDIAVDDLFAEVKQFNLKNYELKQLFNEKSAEGVKRGHHGGRKGARSDGKLPEKEFIARNSLLTDLFEVKHIKTIYHIFVVILIILFLNTVVHDFVDTGSINLGFRPIVAGFGKFHIALMLWSCMQVSTFLLYPCFRLWAAGREKVAQASSVRKLWDIVALGMFVSYQCAFVVLSIKGLLWHDLPPASSTAYLMEMTRFLMKAHAFIRSNAPRALAAGAAKKHSESKPTNPDTFRTGLPSFGKYTYFLFAPTLVYRDEYPRTKQIRWRIVARHALEVVGVIFYISFILERFLAPLFEKFGHAKISSGSFVLSLFGSIMPGSLSFLCAFYCLLHAWMNGSAELLRFADRMFYRDWWNESTFAGYIRSWNVVVHDWLYTYVYKDCVENVFRICRPLATVAVFTLSAVFHEVILAFSFRFFYPVMFVQFEFMGLLLMFVTRGLGKDVGNVLLWLMLSIGNGLHLSLYNMEYYARRNCPDIGNSVVAYLVPVSWSCNGISHNPNWTITAPWSMA; encoded by the exons ATGAGCAGCGATACGGGAAGTGGAAGTGAAAGTTCTGGATCGAGCACCAGCGATGGAGCCACGAAGCCGATCGTGCAAAACGCTATCGGTGATCGCG CCCAACGAGAGTATCGCGAAGAAATAGTCAAAGATATGGCCATCGAGAAAATGAAGGAGAAAATGGAT AAAATTGTCACGAAGCTAGGCAAGGACATCGAGCAGAAGATGGACATTGCGGTGGATGACCTGTTTGCGGAGGTGAAGCAGTTCAATCTGAAAAATTACGAACTCAAGCAACTGTTCAACGAAAAGTCCGCCGAAGGAGTGAAGCGTGGCCATCACGGGGGACGGAAAGGTGCGCGATCGGATGGCAAGCTGCCGGAGAAGGAGTTCATTGCCCGGAACTCTCTGCTGACGGACCTGTTCGAAGTGAAGCACATTAAAACGatttatcacattttcgtCGTCATCCTGATCATCCTGTTCCTCAATACGGTCGTGCACGATTTCGTTGACACGGGAAG CATCAATCTTGGATTCCGACCGATTGTTGCTGGGTTTGGAAAGTTTCACATCGCCCTCATGCTGTGGTCCTGTATGCAAGTGTCCACCTTTCTCCTGTATCCCTGCTTCCGGTTGTGGGCGGCCGGCCGTGAAAAGGTCGCGCAAG CTTCCAGTGTTCGAAAGCTGTGGGACATCGTCGCCCTCGGTATGTTCGTTTCGTACCAGTGTGCGTTTGTTGTGCTCTCCATCAAGGGTCTGCTGTGGCATGATCTGCCGCCTGCGTCTTCCACTGCCTACCTCATGGAAATGACACGCTTCCTGATGAAGGCGCACGCCTTCATACGCAGCAATGCACCGCGTGCTCTAGCCGCGGGGGCAGCGAAAAAACACTCAGAGTCGAAACCTACCAATCCCGACACGTTTCGTACCGGGCTACCGTCCTTTGGGAAGTACACTTACTTCCTGTTTGCACCGACACTCGTCTACCGGGACGAGTATCCGCGTACGAAACAAATCCGTTGGCGGATCGTCGCCCGCCATGCGCTAGAGGTGGTCGGCGTCATCTTCTACATCAGCTTCATACTGGAGCGCTTCCTTGCGCCACtgtttgaaaagtttggccacgCCAAGATCAGTTCcgggagttttgttttgtctctGTTCGGTAGCATCATGCCCGGGTCGCTGTCGTTCCTGTGCGCCTTCTACTGCTTGTTGCACGCGTGGATGAACGGAAGTGCCGAGTTGCTGCGCTTCGCGGACCGGATGTTCTACCGTGACTGGTGGAATGAGTCCACGTTCGCCGGCTACATTCGATCGTGGAATGTGGTGGTTCACGACTGGCTCTACACGTACGTGTACAAGGATtgtgtggaaaatgtgttccGCATCTGCCGACCGTTggcgaccgtggccgtgttcaCCCTGTCCGCGGTGTTTCATGAAGTGATCCTGGCGTTCAGCTTCCGGTTCTTCTACCCGGTCATGTTTGTGCAGTTCGAGTTTATGGGTttgctgttgatgtttgtGACGCGCGGGTTGGGCAAGGATGTCGGTAACGTTCTGCTGTGGCTCATGTTGTCCATCGGGAATGGACTGCATCTGAGCTTGTACAACATGGAGTACTACGCCCGCCGTAACTGCCCGGATATTGGCAATTCGGTAGTTGCCTACCTTGTGCCCGTATCGTGGAGTTGTAATGGTATTTCGCATAACCCCAACTGGACCATAACAGCACCGTGGAGCATGGCTTAA
- the LOC128268677 gene encoding mobility group protein 1A-like isoform X3, which produces MAEKPKRPLSAYMLWLNSAREQIKKENPGIKVTEIAKKGGELWRGMKDKSVSIAEWEYKAAKMKDEYNKQMQDFERNGGSKDVVTKKKKGRD; this is translated from the exons ATGGCGGAGAAACCGAAGCGTCCTCTGTCCGCGTACATGCTGTGGCTGAATTCTGCCCGCGAACAGATCAAGAAGGAAAACCCCGGAATTAAAGTGACAGAGATCGCCAAGAAGGGCGGTGAGCTGTGGCGTGGAATGAAGGACAAGAGCGTAAGTATTGCC GAATGGGAGTACAAAGCCGCCAAAATGAAGGATGAGTACAACAAACAGATGCAGGACTTTGAGCGAAACGGTGGCAGCAAGGACGTCGtcacgaagaaaaagaaag GTCGTGATTAA
- the LOC128268677 gene encoding mobility group protein 1A-like isoform X1: protein MAEKPKRPLSAYMLWLNSAREQIKKENPGIKVTEIAKKGGELWRGMKDKSVSIAEWEYKAAKMKDEYNKQMQDFERNGGSKDVVTKKKKGAKKVTKKSKKKDSEDEDDESGDESD, encoded by the exons ATGGCGGAGAAACCGAAGCGTCCTCTGTCCGCGTACATGCTGTGGCTGAATTCTGCCCGCGAACAGATCAAGAAGGAAAACCCCGGAATTAAAGTGACAGAGATCGCCAAGAAGGGCGGTGAGCTGTGGCGTGGAATGAAGGACAAGAGCGTAAGTATTGCC GAATGGGAGTACAAAGCCGCCAAAATGAAGGATGAGTACAACAAACAGATGCAGGACTTTGAGCGAAACGGTGGCAGCAAGGACGTCGtcacgaagaaaaagaaaggtgcgaagaaagtgacgaaaaagagcaaaaagaaGGATTCGGAGGATGAGGATGACGAGTCTGGAGATGAGAGCGACTGA
- the LOC128268666 gene encoding facilitated trehalose transporter Tret1-2 homolog, whose product MKLPESNCTPPDDDRWLPPDTATTPFADRLSNDDTPVTSPPKPCELLDDKCTNEQDEKKFNEKLLSNEAAAGGLLTEVVSASTTRGVFHQILLTSAVLLLVTACGMPIGYSAILLPQLYDANESLAIDIEMGSWIASVHSLATPIGSFASGPIMDQWGRRPAILLAIVPLFAGWVLLATASSHFLLLLGRVVAGVSVGLIAAPVQVLLAEIAEPRLRGLLIGAPFVSYSLGILLVYALGSQLHWRAVAWGATVLPLLSFFALYFAPESPTWLARNNQPERAAKALTWLRGSPVVAKTELQKLTDRFEQEQQQEHGGGRQRFWRSLAEISMIKPLVIINGFHVLQILSGTYLVVFYAVDIISDLGGSDINTIQAAVLTAIVRLAFTVLYCFLLLLMPRRTMVLLSGLGSGLSCIAIAIFMYTRSGNNSGPPYETYIAAALILLYIGSNTGFLTMPGIMIGELLPAKIRGQIAGYLFTVFNLVLFGVAKGFPHAKAELGTQGLFVMFGVASFGATMLTYLLLPETKGRTLHDIEDYFGQRNWLWMNRKRTEKADPREEGQPLNTLVPV is encoded by the exons ATGAAGCTACCCGAAAG cAACTGTACACCCCCCGATGACGATCGATGGTTACCACCCGACACGGCCACAACACCGTTTGCGGACCGTCTATCAAACGACGATACGCCGGTTACGAGTCCACCGAAGCCATGCGAATTGTTAGATGACAAATGCACCAACGAGCAAGACGAAAAAAAGTTCAACGAAAAACTTCTTTCTaatgaagctgctgctggcggtctGCTCACGGAAGTTGTGTCCGCGTCAACTACGAGGGGTGTATTCCACCAG ATACTACTTACATCcgcagtgctgctgctggtaacAGCGTGCGGTATGCCGATAGGGTACTCGGCCATCTTACTACCTCAACTGTACGATGCGAACGAATCTCTGGCCATCGACATTGAGATGGGCTCGTGGATCG CTAGCGTCCACAGCTTGGCAACTCCTATTGGATCGTTCGCTTCCGGTCCCATCATGGATCAGTGGGGTCGTCGTCCAGCAATCCTATTGGCCATCGTGCCGCTTTTCGCTGGATGGGTTCTGTTGGCTACAGCTTCCTCCCACTTTCTGCTGCTACTTGGCCGAGTAGTGGCCGGAGTCTCGGTCGGATTGATCGCCGCACCGGTACAG GTACTGTTGGCGGAAATAGCTGAACCGCGGCTACGGGGACTCCTCATAGGCGCTCCATTTGTTTCGTATTCGTTGGGAATTTTGCTCGTATACGCGCTGGGAAGTCAGCTACACTGGCGAGCAGTGGCTTGGGGTGCCACCGTGCTGCCCCTGCTGTCGTTTTTCGCACTATACTTCGCACCAGAGTCTCCAACGTGGCTGGCACGCAACAACCAACCGGAGCGTGCGGCGAAAGCACTTACCTGGCTGCGCGGatctccggtggtggcgaaaacGGAACTACAGAAGCTAACGGATCGATTCGAAcaggaacaacaacaagagcATGGTGGCGGAAGGCAACGGTTCTGGCGTTCGCTGGCGGAGATATCGATGATCAAACCGCTCGTCATTATAAACGGGTTCCACGTGCTGCAAATCCTGTCCGGCACGTACCTCGTGGTGTTCTATGCCGTCGACATCATTTCCGATCTGGGCGGTAGTGACATCAACACCATACAGGCCGCCGTTCTTACGGCGATCGTACGACTTGCCTTCACCGTCCTCTACTGCTTCCTTCTGCTTCTGATGCCGCGCCGCACGATGGTGCTCCTGAGTGGACTCGGATCGGGCCTTAGTTGCATTGCGATTGCGATCTTTATGTATACCCGAAGTGGTAATAACTCCGGCCCTCCGTATGAGACGTACATAGCCGCAGCCCTGATCCTGCTGTACATCGGCTCCAACACGGGCTTTCTTACCATGCCGGGCATTATGATCGGTGAACTGTTGCCGGCGAAGATCCGCGGTCAAATCGCGGGCTACCTGTTCACGGTGTTCAATCTGGTACTATTCGGTGTCGCGAAAGGTTTCCCGCATGCTAAGGCAGAACTCGGGACGCAAGGGCTGTTTGTGATGTTTGGCGTGGCGTCATTCGGTGCCACGATGTTGACGTACTTGCTACTGCCAGAAACGAAGGGTCGTACACTACACGACATCGAGGACTACTTTGGCCAGCGGAACTGGTTGTGGATGAACCGCAAACGTACGGAAAAGGCAGATCCTCGCGAGGAGGGCCAACCACTAAACACGCTAGTTCCGGTATAA
- the LOC128268677 gene encoding mobility group protein 1A-like isoform X2 — protein MAEKPKRPLSAYMLWLNSAREQIKKENPGIKVTEIAKKGGELWRGMKDKSEWEYKAAKMKDEYNKQMQDFERNGGSKDVVTKKKKGAKKVTKKSKKKDSEDEDDESGDESD, from the exons ATGGCGGAGAAACCGAAGCGTCCTCTGTCCGCGTACATGCTGTGGCTGAATTCTGCCCGCGAACAGATCAAGAAGGAAAACCCCGGAATTAAAGTGACAGAGATCGCCAAGAAGGGCGGTGAGCTGTGGCGTGGAATGAAGGACAAGAGC GAATGGGAGTACAAAGCCGCCAAAATGAAGGATGAGTACAACAAACAGATGCAGGACTTTGAGCGAAACGGTGGCAGCAAGGACGTCGtcacgaagaaaaagaaaggtgcgaagaaagtgacgaaaaagagcaaaaagaaGGATTCGGAGGATGAGGATGACGAGTCTGGAGATGAGAGCGACTGA
- the LOC128268677 gene encoding mobility group protein 1A-like isoform X4, producing the protein MAEKPKRPLSAYMLWLNSAREQIKKENPGIKVTEIAKKGGELWRGMKDKSVSIAEWEYKAAKMKDEYNKQMQDFERNGGSKDVVTKKKKGRS; encoded by the exons ATGGCGGAGAAACCGAAGCGTCCTCTGTCCGCGTACATGCTGTGGCTGAATTCTGCCCGCGAACAGATCAAGAAGGAAAACCCCGGAATTAAAGTGACAGAGATCGCCAAGAAGGGCGGTGAGCTGTGGCGTGGAATGAAGGACAAGAGCGTAAGTATTGCC GAATGGGAGTACAAAGCCGCCAAAATGAAGGATGAGTACAACAAACAGATGCAGGACTTTGAGCGAAACGGTGGCAGCAAGGACGTCGtcacgaagaaaaagaaag GCAGGTCGTGA